The genomic window ATCATAATGAAGTTGTTTCCACATCAGACTTTTTTCATTATATAAAAGGTAAACATTTAAGTAAAGCCTTTGTGTTAATGCTTATTTCTATTGGTATTGTTATTCCTTCTGCATTATTATGTTACATACCATTAATATATACAATGGTACCTGTTTCGTATTTTATGTTAATTTTCGCTTTTAATCCAGAGTTTAGTACAGGAGAGATTGTTAAAGCGAGTTTTAAAATAGGAACCAAAAAATGGGGAATAACCATAGCTTTATTTATTGTAAGTTACGTTTGTGTTATGGTAATATCGATGATTACTTGTGGATTAGGTTCATTATTTTTACAAGCCTTTTTGTGGCATCCTATATATTTAATCTATAAAAAAGTAGTAGGATTTGATGAAACAACTAATGCTATTGAAGAAATAGGAACTTCTGTAGAATAATGTAAATACGATTGGTTTTTACAATGTTTTGTAAGAAATCGATTAGTTGATTTTCAAAATCATTGAAGGATAAAAAAATAAAACCCTGCTTTTTACTATTAAAAGCGGGGTTTTTTGTATTAAAATTATACAGATTATCTGTATAATTAGGCAGATAAACTTTTTTTGATATACATTTGTAGCTTCAAAAAATGATTTATGGCGAAGAATTTAGTAATAGTAGAGTCACCTGCAAAGGCAAAAACCATTGAAAAATTTCTAGGAAAGGATTTTAAAGTAGAATCTAGTTTCGGACATATCTCCGATTTACCTTCCAAGGAATTAGGGGTTGATGTTGAAGGTGATTTTGATCCCAAATACGAAGTTTCCACAGATAAAAAAGCAGTTGTAAAAAAACTGAAAGATTTAGCTAAGAAAGCCGAAATGGTATGGTTAGCTAGTGATGAGGATCGCGAGGGTGAGGCTATTGCTTGGCATTTAGCCGAGACGTTAAAATTAGATAAAGACAAAACAAAACGTATTGTTTTTCACGAAATTACAAAATCGGCTATTTTAAAAGCGATTGAAAATCCACGTGGTATAGATTACGATTTAGTAGATGCACAACAAGCACGTCGTGTATTAGATAGAATTGTTGGTTACGAGCTGTCTCCAGTGTTATGGAGAAAAGTAAAAGGAGGGTTATCTGCTGGTAGAGTACAATCAGTTTCTGTTCGATTAATTGTTGAAAAAGAACGCGATATACAAGGTTTTAGTCCTGTAGCATCATATAGAATAGATGCAGAATTTTCTAATGAAGATGGACAAAGTTTTAAAGCAAAACTTCCGAAGAACTTTTCAACTAAAGAAGAAGCACAAAAATTTTTAGAAAAAAATGCTAAGGCAGATTTTAAAGTAGCAGATTTACAAAAGAAACCAGCGAAAAAATCTCCAGCAGCACCATTTACAACATCAACATTACAACAAGAAGCATCTAGAAAATTATATTTCTCGGTAAGTAAAACCATGACGATGGCTCAACGCCTTTACGAAGCAGGTTTAATTACTTATATGAGAACGGATAGTGTGAATTTATCTGACGAAGCTAAAAAAGGAGCAGAGGCAGAAATTAGAAACGCTTACGGTGATAAGTATAGTAAGTCAAGAAATTATAAAGGAAAAGCCAAAGGTGCTCAAGAAGCTCACGAAGCGATTCGTCCAACCAATTTTGCTGTACATTCTGTAGATATTGATTACGATCAAGCACGTTTATACGATTTAATTTGGAAACGTTCTATTGCATCACAAATGAGTGAGGCAGAATTAGAGCGTACCAATGTTAAAATTAGTGCATCAACACATAAAGAAACTTTTACAGCAAACGGAGAAGTTATTACTTTCGACGGATTTTTAAAAGTGTATTTAGAGGGTACCGATGATGAGGATTTAGATGAGCAAGATGGTATGTTGCCAGCTATGAAAACTAACGAAACATTGCTTAATAGCTATATTAGCGCGACGGAACGTTATACGCGTCCCCCAGCTAGATATACAGAGGCTGCTTTGGTTAAAAAGTTAGAAGAATTAGGTATTGGTCGTCCGTCTACTTATGCGCCAACAATTTCTACCATTCAGAATAGAAATTATGTTGAAAAAGGAACTATAGAGGGAGAAGAAAGAAGTTATTCGCAATTAAAACTTCAAGATGGTAATGTAAAAGATGTGACTTTAACAGAGAAAGTGGGGTCAGATAAAGGGAAGTTAGTTCCAACGGATATTGGAATGATTGTAACTGACTTTTTGGTGAATCACTTTGAGTCTATATTAGATTATAGTTTTACAGCAAAAGTAGAAGCCGATTTTGATGAAATAGCTGAAGGGAAAGAGGATTGGAAAAAAATGATGAAATCTTTTTATGCTAATTTTCATCCAATTGTAGAAGATGTAAAAGAAAATGCCGATAGAGAATCTGGTGAGCGTATTTTAGGTGAAGATCCTAAAACAGGTAAACGAGTAAGTGTGCGTTTAGGTAAATTTGGACCAATGGTTCAAATAGGAACGGTGGATGATGAAGAGAAACCTCAATTTGCGAGTTTAAGCCCAGATCAACAATTAAATTCTATAACCTTCGAGGAGGCGATGGATTTATTTCAACTTCCTAAAAATTTAGGAAACTTTGAAGACGAAGAAGTTGTTGTTAATAACGGACGTTTTGGACCTTATGTAAAGTTTGGTGATGCTTATGTGTCACTTCCAAAAGGGACAGACCCATTAAGTGTGGAGCTCGATGATGCTATTGTTTTAATTAAAGAAAAGCAAAAAGCCGATGCGCCAATTTACATGTATAAAGATTTACCTGTACAAAAAGGTAAAGGACGTTTTGGGCCATACATTAAATGGAACAATTTGTTTATTAATGTGAATAAAAAATACGATTGGGATAATTTAACCGATGATGAAATTGTAGAGCTTATTGAAGTTAAGATTCAAAAAGAAATCGACAAGGTTATTCATAATTGGGAAGAAGAAGGTATTCGTGTGGAGAAGGCACGTTGGGGCCGCCACAATGTAATAAAAGGTAAAATTAAAGTAGAATTAGCCAAAACGGTTGATGTTACTAAAATGACATTGGAAGAGGCTGCAAAGTTAATTGAAGCCAAAACCCCGAAGAAAAAACCAAGAAAAAAGGCAGCACCTAAAAAGGCTGCTGCGAAAAAAACAACAGTAAAAAAAACAACAGCAAAAAAGAAGTAATTTTATAGATAATTGATATTTCTAGGTATTTATTTGTGATATAAATTTTTAGATTTGTAGTATTAATTTTCTTTTTTTATTGATATTTGTATATAAGCAAAACAGCATAATATAGTATACTTTAATGAATTTTAACTTTCTGTCTCCTGTTTCAGATTTTGTATTGGCTCATAATGAGTTACTTTCGGCTCAAGCTTTGGGACGAAAAATAAAAATTCACTCTGCGCAGTTGGGGATTCCAGATTTAGAAGGGGTTCAAATTGCAATTATTGGTGTTTTAGAAAATAGAAACGATATTAATTATATTGGAGAAGAATTTTGCTTAGATGAAATACGTAAAGGATTTTATAGCCTTTTTCCAGGAAGTTGGAGTGTTAGTGTTGCCGATTTGGGTGATATTGAAAAAGGAGAAAGTGTAGACGATACCTATTTCGCTTTAAAAGAAGCCATCCATATTTTAATAAAGAAAAATATAATACCGGTAATTTTAGGTGGATCTCAAGATCTTACTTATGCTAATTACCGGGCTTACGATAGCTTTGCACCTATGGTAAATATTGTAAATGTTGATAGTAAATTCGATTTAGGCGATTCAACCAAATCTATTAAAAACAATAGTTTTGTAGGTAAAATAATTTTAGATCAACCCTATAACCTATTTAATTACTCTACAATTGGCTATCAAACTTATTTTAATTCGCAAGAAGAAATAGATTTGATGGATAGTTTGTATTTTGAATCGTATAGATTGGGACAGATATCACACGATATTACTATAGTAGAGCCTGTTTTACGAGATGCTAACATTGTAAGTATAGATTTAGGATCTGTAAAAAGCTCAGAAGTAAGTTTAAATCAAAAAGTATCGCCAAACGGTTTAGATGGCAAGGAGATTTGTGCTATAGCAAGATACGCCGGGATTAGCAATAAAGTGTCTTCCTTTGGTATTTATGAGTATAAGCCATCTAGTGATGATGAAATTACATCAATGTTGGTGTCGCAAATGCTGTGGTATTTTATTGAAGGTGTAAACTATAGAATAAAAGATGATGATTTTTCAGATGAACATACTTACCAAAAATTTATTACTTTGGTTGAGTCGGAAGAATTAGTGTTTTATAAGAGTAATAAGACAGGTAGATGGTGGATTGAAATACCTTTTTTATCAGAAGTTAATAATAAATTAAAAAGGCATACGTTATTACCTTGCATGCACCAAGATTATAAAGATGCATGCAATAATAAAGTGCCAGAGCGCTGGTACAAAGCCATTAGGAAAAATAGTATTTGATAGCTGTAAAAGGCTTAAACGCGCATTTTATCGGTGAAATGTGTTTTTTTTACGACGAAATGTATTTTTTTTAATTAAAAAGTTGTTTTTTAAATAATATATAAATATGTTTACGCTCTCGAAATTGGAGCTTAAATAATTAACCGCGAGTTTTCTATGATTATGAAGAAGTTTATATTATTAACCACAGTATTAGTATTGCTAGCAAGTTGCGGCTCAAATGACAGAGGCGAATTAGTTGGTGTACAAGGAAAAAAATGGCATCCAGAGAAGCCTTACGGAATGGCACTAATTCCTGGTGGATCGTTTATAATGGGTAAAGCTGATGACGATTTAGCAGGAGTACAAGATGCTCCCGCAAAAACTGTTACAGTACGTTCATTCTATATGGATGAAACCGAAATAACAAACAGTGAATATCGCCAGTTTGTTAATTGGGTAAGAGATTCTATTGTTAGAATGAAACTTGCTGTTTTAGCAGATGAAATTGGTAAAGTACCAGAAGATGGAGGTATTGGTGAGTATGCATTTAAAGATGCGGATACTGCAAATATGTCTGTTTATGAAAAATACATGTTTGAAAACTATACTGGATTAGGCCCAACGGGTTATGAAGGTAGAAAGTTGAATAAAGATGTAGATTTAGTTTTTGATACAGCTGAATACCCAGATGAGTGGTATGCAGAGGTTATGGATACTATGTATTTACCTTTAGAGGCTTCTTACAACGGGCAACGTACTTGGGATGTTAAAAAGTTTAAATTCCAATACAGTTATATGGATATTCAAGAAGCTGCGAAAAACAGAGGGATTGAACGTAAAGATGCCATTAAAAAAGAAGAATTGGAAATATATCCTGATACAACAGTTTGGATTAGAGATTTTGCATACTCTTATAACGAACCAATGCACAACGATTATTTCTGGCACGATGCTTATGGAGAATATCCAGTAGTTGGTATTACTTGGAAACAAGCAAAGGCATTTTGTGAGTGGAGAACATTAAAGAAAAATTCATACCAGAAATCTAAAAAAGGTGCAGCTATGGTAAATACCTTTAGATTACCATCGGAAGCAGAGTGGGAATATGCCGCTCGTGGTGGTCTTCAAGCAGCAACTTACCCTTGGGGTGGACCTTACACAAAAAGTGATAGAGGTTGTTTTATGGCGAACTTTAAACCTGTACGTGGTGATTATGCTGCCGATCAAGCTTTATATACTGTAGAAGCAAAATCATACGAACCTAACGATTTCAATTTATACAACATGTCTGGAAACGTTTCAGAATGGGTAAATGCATCTTACGATCCTTCATCTTACGAGTTTACATCAAGTATTAACCCAAGTGTAAATGATAGAGATAATAAACGTAAAATTGTTCGTGGTGGTTCTTGGAAAGATGTAGCATACTTTTTACAAGTAAGTTCAAGAGATTATGAATATGCAGATTCTGCAAGAAGTTATATTGGCTTTAGAACCGTTCAAGATTATATGGGGACACAAGTAACAAAAAACGGTAACTAAGCTAAATTATATTTAATCAAATCAAATCAATTATAAATTTTTATTAATTAACCTACTTAAGTATTCGTACTTAAATTAAAATCAAAAATTATGGCAAAGTCAAAATCAAGTAAAAAAATCATGAACATGATGTATGGCCTAGGAGCAGCAGTTGTTATCCTTGGTGCATTATTTAAAATTACTCACATGGAGTTTGGACCCTTAAATGGTAATACTCTTTTAACAATTGGTTTAGTAACAGAAGCGCTTATATTTGCTGTATCTGCATTTGAACCTGTAGATGATGAGTTAGATTGGTCTTTAGTATATCCGGAATTATCTGGAGGTATGGGAACAAAAAAAGAAGCAGCTCAAAATGATGACGCTCAAGGATTATTATCTAAAAAATTAGATAGTTTATTGAAAGAGGCTAAAATTGACGGAGAATTAATCGCAAGTTTAGGTACTAGTATCAAAAGTTTTGAAGGAGCAGCTAAAAATATGGGACCTACAGTAGATTCTATGGAAGCAACTAAAAAATATGGTGCGGAATTATCTTTAGCAGCATCTCAAATGGAATCATTAAACGGCTTGTATAAAGTACAATTAGAAAGTGCTAGTAAACAAGCTTCTATTAATGAAGAATCTGTTGAGAATGCAGCAAAATTAAAAGAACAAATGCAATCTTTAGCATCTAACTTATCATCATTAAATGGTGTTTACGGAGGAATGTTATCTGCAATGAATAAATAATTAGGCTAATTAATAACCCCAAATTATTATTAATTAACTATTATAAAAACCTAATTAACCATGGCAGGAGGAAATTTATCACCTAGACAAAAAATGATTAATCTAATGTACCTCATATTTATTGCAATGTTAGCATTAAATATGTCGAAAGAAGTACTTTCAGCATTCGGATTAATGAACGAGAGACTTGTTGAATCTAACGAGTCTGCAGAATTAAGAAATAAAACTTTTGTAGATAACTTAAAGTTAAAAGCAGGTGAGCAACCTGAAAAATACGAACCTTTAAAGGCTAAAGGAGAAGCGATAGACAAATTGGCGCATGATTTTAATTCTTACCTTGCAGAATTAAAAGGTAAAATGATCGCGACTGTTGATAATCCTGAAGAATACGAAAGTATGGATAAGGGGGATTACCTAGATCAAAACTTTTTTAAAGGCGGAAAATTAAAACCAGAAGGTGAAGAGTTTAAAGCTAAAATAGTAAGTTTTAGAGAAGGAGTTCTTAAAGTTATAGAAGGCCAAAAAGGCATGGAAGACGTTGTTAAATCTGTTAAAGACAAATTTAATACTGAAGATGTTAAGCGTGGTGCAGGAACTGTAGAGTGGTTAGATCATAACTTCAAAGGGTTTCCTTTAGTAGCTTCTTTAACAAAAATGACTCAATTACAATCTGATATTAAAACTACAGAATCGGAAATTTTAGGTAATATGTTACAAGGAACACTTTCTAGTGAAGTATCTATGACAAATTACACAACTTTAATGGAAACTTCTAAATCGGCTTATTTTAATGGAGAGCAATTCGACGGACAAATTGTTTTAGGTCGTACAGATGCTTCAACAAAACCAAGTAGAGTAGAATTAACTTTAGACGGAAGAAAACTTTCTGATAAGCAATACACGATTGAAGGTGGAAAAGTGAAGCTTAAAGTAGGAACTGGTGGAGTTGGTGAGCATAAAATTGCAGGAGCATTATTTTTTGCTCAAGATGGTGAAGAGGTTGAAGTACCTGTGAACTCATCTTTTGCAACAGTGGCAAAACCAAACTCAGCAACTATTTCTGCCGATAAAATGAATGTAGTATATAGAGGTGTTAAAAACCCAATGACTATTTCTTTTGCAGGAGTGCCTGATAATAAAGTGAATGCTAAAGCTCAAGGTTTATCTAAAGTTTCTGGAAGTAAATATGTTATGGATGCTACTAGAATTAAAGGTAGAGAAATAACTATTAATGTAAGCGCATCATTACCTGATGGTGGTGGTAACGTAGGAGATAAAGCAACCTTTAGAATTAAAGATTTACCAAAACCAACAGGAACGATTAGAGGTGAAGATGGTGCTGTGAAAATGCAACGTAATAGTCTTGAAATTTCAACTATTGGAGCTAAATTTGATGATTTTGATTTTGAATTACCATTACGTGTAACTGGATTTAAATTTAAAGTACCAGGACAACCAACAATAAGTGTTAGTGGTGGTAAGTTAGATAGTAGAGCAAAAGGAGCATTACGTAAAGCAAAACGTGGATCTGATGTTACAATTTTTGATATTCAGGCCAAAGCAACTGGTGTTAGCGTAATACTTAAAAAAGTATCACCAATTATTATTGAGCTTACAAACTAAAAAAGCATAAATAACGTTTAGTTATTACTGAATAAAGAGTATTATTAGGATGAGCAACTAAATATTAATATTTTATTTAGTTGCTTCATTAAAACAATAAATAGTAAGAACATGAATTTGAAAAGTTTTTTATTGACCGTAACAACTGTTTGTACCGTATCTGGTATGTTTGCTCAGGCGAATATTTTAAATGCGAAAAGCCCCGCGGAAATTGGTGTTAGAACAGATGCTCAAAAAGCTGTAGACAATGATAAACCTCTAGAATACGGTTATGTAGATGATCGTGATATTCTATTTTCTAAAATGACTTGGGAAAAAGTGGTTTTAGATGAACGATCTAACTTTCCGTTATACTATCCTATTGATACTAATAATATTAGTAGTAACAGACGCTCGTTATACCATGTTCTAATGAAGAACATTAAAAACGGTAAGATTGAAAATATTTATGATGACTCGTATTTTAATGCTAAAAGAACATTAAAAGATATTGAAGCTTCTTTATCCAAAATTGATACAACAGGTGTTGGTATCGAGCAATTAAATGCTGGAGAAACTTTATCTGCTGAATATATCAATAGAAGAGATATTACAGCTGCAGAGATTAGAGAATATCATATTAAAGGACTTTGGTATTTTGATAAGCGTCAAGCTGAAATGAAATACAGATTGTTAGGTATTGCTCCAGTGGCTCCAGATGTTAACTTTATTGATGATGATGAGCCGGATTTAGTTGAGTTGTTTTGGGTATTTTTCCCAGATGCTCGCGAGGTTTTACACGAAGCAAAATCTTTTAACAATAAAAATAGCTCAATGCCATTTTCATTCGATCATATTTTGAATGCACGCCGTTTTCATGGTTATACTTATAAAGAAGAAAATGTACAAGGAGATAGAGCTATAACCGAATATATATCTGATAATTCTTTAATGCAATTACTAGAATCAGATAGGATTAAAGATAAAATTAGAGATTTTGAATTAGATATGTGGACATATTAAATTCTATTACCTTATAAAAATATTAAACGCTCACTTTTAAGTGGGCGTTTTTTTGTTTAATAGATGTTGTAAATATTTATCTTCGCATTACATGAAAGTAGATTATATTATTGTTGGAATTGGATTAGCCGGAATTAGTTTTTGCGAACAATTAAAGGCGCATAATAAAAGTTTTGTAGTGTTCGATAATGCATCGCAACAATCATCTACCGTAGCAAGTGGTTTATACAATCCTGTAGTTTTAAAACGCTTTACTTCGGTTTGGAAAAGTGAAGAACAGCTCAATTTGGCTTTACATTTATATGTAAATATTGAAGACGAGCTCAATGTGAAACTTGATTATAAAATCCCTGTTTATAGAAAGTTTGCCTCACTTGAAGAGCAGAACGATTGGTTTACCGCTTCAGATAAGCCTAGGTTGGCAGAATACTTATCATCAAAGTTAATTAAGAATGAGAATAAGTCTATTGATGCGCCGTTCAGTTTTGGAGAAGTTTTAACTACCGGAAGAATTGATGTAAAAACGTTGATTGAAACTTATAAAACCGATTTACTAGAGAAAGGTATTTTATTTGAAACAGCTTTTGATTATGAAGCTCTAGATGTAGAAAATGATGTTATTACATATCAAAACACTAACGCAAAGCATATTGTATTTGCTGAAGGTTTTGGAGTCGCTAAAAATCCGTTTTTTAGTTATTTACCAATGGTACCTACCAAGGGTGAATTACTTACTATTTATGCTCCAGAATTGAATATGGATTTTGTTTTAAAGGCTGGTGTGTTTTTAATTCCGTTAGGAGAAGATTTGTATACGGTTGGTGCTACTTACGATTGGCATGACACTACTCACGAAACAACAGATAAGGCTAAAATAGAACTTTTAGATAAACTTGAAAAAGTAATTAAGTGCGATTTTAAAGTTATGAAGCAATTAGCTGGTATTCGTCCTACAGTGAAGGATAGACGTCCTTTAGTTGGCAAACATAGCGATTACAAGAACATATATGTTTTAAACGGTTTGGGGACGCGAGGTGTAATGATTGGCCCTTATGTGGCGAAAGCACTTTTTGAGTTTATTGAATTTGAAACGCCTTTAGAGGCTGAAATCAATATAGAACGATTTAAATAGAGCTTACTATATATTAAGATTTATTATTAAACTTAGCAGATAGATTTGCGTTAGGGATTGAACGGTTTGTTTAAGCTCCCCGACGGTAGGAGGGAGCGAGTAGTGAAAGCCCGACCTTTTGCAATTTTTCGAGGTTATTTTAACCTTGGAAGATTGTAAAAGGTAACGTCCAAAATAAAATTCAATTTATTTTTTAGCCAATTTTTTGTCGTAACTCATAAAAAGATTGATCCAAATATTTCTAGAAACTCTCATAATTACGGGCATAAAACCAATGAGTGTAGCTATAATAGATGCAAATATACCATTTAAGCTTGCATTAAAAATAAGACCACTTATTACAAATGCGGCAACAGCAAAAGCGATGCCAACGCCGTAACTCACGTACATAGCACCATAGAAGAAAGAAGGTTCTATTTTGTATTTTGTACCACAATTACTGCATTTTTCGTGCATGCTTAAGGTTTCGGTTAGTACATACGGGTTTTTGTTTTTGTACATAGATTCTTCTTGGCATTTGGGGCAAGTGCCCGTGAAAATACTATATACTTTTGAACCTTTTTTAAACATATTATTTGTGTATTTTTGCAACCGCAATTACAAAGCAAAAGTAAGTTTTTTTCAATTAAAACTTTGTAATAAAAGTTACATTTCTATGATGAACATTCATAATTTATCGGTTTCATTTCAAG from Algibacter sp. L1A34 includes these protein-coding regions:
- a CDS encoding DUF983 domain-containing protein; this encodes MFKKGSKVYSIFTGTCPKCQEESMYKNKNPYVLTETLSMHEKCSNCGTKYKIEPSFFYGAMYVSYGVGIAFAVAAFVISGLIFNASLNGIFASIIATLIGFMPVIMRVSRNIWINLFMSYDKKLAKK
- a CDS encoding formimidoylglutamase — its product is MNFNFLSPVSDFVLAHNELLSAQALGRKIKIHSAQLGIPDLEGVQIAIIGVLENRNDINYIGEEFCLDEIRKGFYSLFPGSWSVSVADLGDIEKGESVDDTYFALKEAIHILIKKNIIPVILGGSQDLTYANYRAYDSFAPMVNIVNVDSKFDLGDSTKSIKNNSFVGKIILDQPYNLFNYSTIGYQTYFNSQEEIDLMDSLYFESYRLGQISHDITIVEPVLRDANIVSIDLGSVKSSEVSLNQKVSPNGLDGKEICAIARYAGISNKVSSFGIYEYKPSSDDEITSMLVSQMLWYFIEGVNYRIKDDDFSDEHTYQKFITLVESEELVFYKSNKTGRWWIEIPFLSEVNNKLKRHTLLPCMHQDYKDACNNKVPERWYKAIRKNSI
- the gldK gene encoding gliding motility lipoprotein GldK, which translates into the protein MKKFILLTTVLVLLASCGSNDRGELVGVQGKKWHPEKPYGMALIPGGSFIMGKADDDLAGVQDAPAKTVTVRSFYMDETEITNSEYRQFVNWVRDSIVRMKLAVLADEIGKVPEDGGIGEYAFKDADTANMSVYEKYMFENYTGLGPTGYEGRKLNKDVDLVFDTAEYPDEWYAEVMDTMYLPLEASYNGQRTWDVKKFKFQYSYMDIQEAAKNRGIERKDAIKKEELEIYPDTTVWIRDFAYSYNEPMHNDYFWHDAYGEYPVVGITWKQAKAFCEWRTLKKNSYQKSKKGAAMVNTFRLPSEAEWEYAARGGLQAATYPWGGPYTKSDRGCFMANFKPVRGDYAADQALYTVEAKSYEPNDFNLYNMSGNVSEWVNASYDPSSYEFTSSINPSVNDRDNKRKIVRGGSWKDVAYFLQVSSRDYEYADSARSYIGFRTVQDYMGTQVTKNGN
- the gldN gene encoding gliding motility protein GldN yields the protein MNLKSFLLTVTTVCTVSGMFAQANILNAKSPAEIGVRTDAQKAVDNDKPLEYGYVDDRDILFSKMTWEKVVLDERSNFPLYYPIDTNNISSNRRSLYHVLMKNIKNGKIENIYDDSYFNAKRTLKDIEASLSKIDTTGVGIEQLNAGETLSAEYINRRDITAAEIREYHIKGLWYFDKRQAEMKYRLLGIAPVAPDVNFIDDDEPDLVELFWVFFPDAREVLHEAKSFNNKNSSMPFSFDHILNARRFHGYTYKEENVQGDRAITEYISDNSLMQLLESDRIKDKIRDFELDMWTY
- the topA gene encoding type I DNA topoisomerase; this translates as MAKNLVIVESPAKAKTIEKFLGKDFKVESSFGHISDLPSKELGVDVEGDFDPKYEVSTDKKAVVKKLKDLAKKAEMVWLASDEDREGEAIAWHLAETLKLDKDKTKRIVFHEITKSAILKAIENPRGIDYDLVDAQQARRVLDRIVGYELSPVLWRKVKGGLSAGRVQSVSVRLIVEKERDIQGFSPVASYRIDAEFSNEDGQSFKAKLPKNFSTKEEAQKFLEKNAKADFKVADLQKKPAKKSPAAPFTTSTLQQEASRKLYFSVSKTMTMAQRLYEAGLITYMRTDSVNLSDEAKKGAEAEIRNAYGDKYSKSRNYKGKAKGAQEAHEAIRPTNFAVHSVDIDYDQARLYDLIWKRSIASQMSEAELERTNVKISASTHKETFTANGEVITFDGFLKVYLEGTDDEDLDEQDGMLPAMKTNETLLNSYISATERYTRPPARYTEAALVKKLEELGIGRPSTYAPTISTIQNRNYVEKGTIEGEERSYSQLKLQDGNVKDVTLTEKVGSDKGKLVPTDIGMIVTDFLVNHFESILDYSFTAKVEADFDEIAEGKEDWKKMMKSFYANFHPIVEDVKENADRESGERILGEDPKTGKRVSVRLGKFGPMVQIGTVDDEEKPQFASLSPDQQLNSITFEEAMDLFQLPKNLGNFEDEEVVVNNGRFGPYVKFGDAYVSLPKGTDPLSVELDDAIVLIKEKQKADAPIYMYKDLPVQKGKGRFGPYIKWNNLFINVNKKYDWDNLTDDEIVELIEVKIQKEIDKVIHNWEEEGIRVEKARWGRHNVIKGKIKVELAKTVDVTKMTLEEAAKLIEAKTPKKKPRKKAAPKKAAAKKTTVKKTTAKKK
- a CDS encoding NAD(P)/FAD-dependent oxidoreductase, which gives rise to MKVDYIIVGIGLAGISFCEQLKAHNKSFVVFDNASQQSSTVASGLYNPVVLKRFTSVWKSEEQLNLALHLYVNIEDELNVKLDYKIPVYRKFASLEEQNDWFTASDKPRLAEYLSSKLIKNENKSIDAPFSFGEVLTTGRIDVKTLIETYKTDLLEKGILFETAFDYEALDVENDVITYQNTNAKHIVFAEGFGVAKNPFFSYLPMVPTKGELLTIYAPELNMDFVLKAGVFLIPLGEDLYTVGATYDWHDTTHETTDKAKIELLDKLEKVIKCDFKVMKQLAGIRPTVKDRRPLVGKHSDYKNIYVLNGLGTRGVMIGPYVAKALFEFIEFETPLEAEINIERFK
- the gldL gene encoding gliding motility protein GldL, which gives rise to MAKSKSSKKIMNMMYGLGAAVVILGALFKITHMEFGPLNGNTLLTIGLVTEALIFAVSAFEPVDDELDWSLVYPELSGGMGTKKEAAQNDDAQGLLSKKLDSLLKEAKIDGELIASLGTSIKSFEGAAKNMGPTVDSMEATKKYGAELSLAASQMESLNGLYKVQLESASKQASINEESVENAAKLKEQMQSLASNLSSLNGVYGGMLSAMNK
- the gldM gene encoding gliding motility protein GldM, translated to MAGGNLSPRQKMINLMYLIFIAMLALNMSKEVLSAFGLMNERLVESNESAELRNKTFVDNLKLKAGEQPEKYEPLKAKGEAIDKLAHDFNSYLAELKGKMIATVDNPEEYESMDKGDYLDQNFFKGGKLKPEGEEFKAKIVSFREGVLKVIEGQKGMEDVVKSVKDKFNTEDVKRGAGTVEWLDHNFKGFPLVASLTKMTQLQSDIKTTESEILGNMLQGTLSSEVSMTNYTTLMETSKSAYFNGEQFDGQIVLGRTDASTKPSRVELTLDGRKLSDKQYTIEGGKVKLKVGTGGVGEHKIAGALFFAQDGEEVEVPVNSSFATVAKPNSATISADKMNVVYRGVKNPMTISFAGVPDNKVNAKAQGLSKVSGSKYVMDATRIKGREITINVSASLPDGGGNVGDKATFRIKDLPKPTGTIRGEDGAVKMQRNSLEISTIGAKFDDFDFELPLRVTGFKFKVPGQPTISVSGGKLDSRAKGALRKAKRGSDVTIFDIQAKATGVSVILKKVSPIIIELTN